The window TCGTCATGCCCCAGTGGAACGCCGACGCCTTCAGCCACAACGCTCTCTGCACGCTCTTCAACAGCTTCGGCATCTCGTGCTTGCGCCTCTCGAAGCCGTACCACGACATCCGCCGCCCCGCAGAGCTTGAGCGATCCGACTACGCCGTCAGCTCCAACGTAGGCCGCACCACCGAGGCCTGCCGTCAGGCCGTAGTCGACATCCGCAGTTGCATCGACTGGCTCGAGTCGCAAGGTTATGAGCAGTTCGGAGTCTTAGGCACCAGCCTCGGCAGCTGCTACGCCTTCATCGCCGCAGCATTCGACCCGCGCATCCAGATCTGCGCCTTCAATCACGCTTCAACATGGTTCGGCGACGTCGTCTGGACCGGCCAAAGCACCCGCCACATCCAGGCCGCCTTCGAGCAGGCAGGCCTCACTCAAGATCAAGTACGCAAGATCTTCAGCATCGTCAGCCCGATGTCCTACATGGACCGCTTCGCCGCGCAGCCCAAGCGGGTCTTGGTCGTTCATGCCACCTACGACCTCACGTTCCCGCTCAAGTACTCCCTCGACGTCCTCACCAACTTCGACGCCCTCAACATCGACTACGTCTCGAAGGTCCTCCCTTGCGGCCACTACACCACCGGCGAAACCCCCTACAAATACATCGACGGCTGGTACCTAGGCTCCTTCATCTACAAATCCTTCAAGCGCCTCGCGCAAACGAAGTCAGCCACAGCCTTGGAATCGCACGCAACCGCAAAAGCTCAATAAGCCCGCCACCTCTGACCCGTTCAAAGATGGCGGCTATTGGATCGTGACCGTATAGGTCGCCGTATGAGTCGCACCGCCGCTGGTGGCCGTGACGGTGAGGGGATAAGTGCCGGGAGTTGGCGTGTTGGTTGTCGCCGGTGGTGTCGTGGTCGTATGGTGGCCTCCGCAACCTGCTACGGCCAACAGGGTCGCTAGGGTGGCCAGCGAAAGCAGCTGCAAACTCCAGCCGATCTTGCGACGTCGTCCCAGCGTAAAGATGGCGGCACTACTGAGAAGCCCGAAAGGAAGTAGGGCGGCGAATTCGAACTCGTGACGCGTCGGAACAAGCGAAGCAACTGGAGTGTCAGCCGTGAGGGTCAGCGTTGAGGTAACGGCAGCGGTACCGGTTGGCGTCACTGACGTCGGCGAAAGTATGCAGGTGGAGTTGGTCGGCGCGCCGCTGCAACCAAGAGTAACCGTCTGATTGAACCCGCCAGCCGGAGTAATCGTAACGGTATCCGTTACATTAGAGCCGACAGCAACCGTGCCGGTAGCATTCGCAAGCGCAATCGAGAAAGTAGCAGCTGGAGGCGGCGCGGTGACGGTGATCGTCAAGCCGCTCGACGTAGAGGTGCTAAAAGCGCTGTCTCCGGAGTAGACAGCGGTGATGCTGTGGCTACCGGCTGCCAGCGCGGTGGTGGTGTAAGAGGCGGCCCCGGAGCTGAGGGTTACAGTGCTGAGTGATGTGGTGCCGTCGAGGAAGTTGACGGTGCCGGTTGGTGTTGCTGTGCTGCCTGCGGCGCCGGCGATGGTCGCGGTGAAGTTGATGCTGCCACCGGTTGCGATGGAGCTGGCGGATGCGATGAGTGCGGTGGTGGTGGCAGTAAGACCGGATGGAGGCGGAGTTGTAGCGGCGCTGCCGTAGAGACTAAGCAAGATGGCGTTGCCCGTAAGGATGTCAGGATGTCCGTCTTTATTCAGATCGAGAGCGATGGTTCCAAGAGACGAGCCGACGGAGAGGTTGACGAGGTCTTTAGGCGAGATAGCGCCGTCCTGGAGAGGTACGGAGGTGAAGGTACCGTCGCCTTTGCCGTAGAAGATGCCGGAGAAGGATTCCGAGTCGAGATAGGCGAGGTCGATGTTGCCGTCACCGTCGAAGTCTGCAGCGGCGAGGCCGGACTCAGGCACCACGTCGCCACCGTCAAGCAGCTGGGTAATGGGAGCGGAGAAGCTGCCGTCGCCTTTGCCTAGGGCGAGGAAGAGCTGACCCTGTTCGGTGTTGTTCTGGGTAGAAACCTGCTCTGCGAGAGCTGCAACGTCGAGTTTGCCGTCATGGTTTATGTCGGCAAGGACGATGGGTCCGAGTTTGTTAGTCGTAAGTATGGTGTTGGGAGAGTTGAACGTCCCATCGCCTTTGCCGGTGTAAGCCTGGAGATTCACGGTAGTGACGCCGAAGCCGTTGACGATGGCGAAGGTGGAGTTGGTTGCGATGAGGTCGGGATTGCCGTCACCGTTGAGGTCGGCGATGAGGTCGACGGTGGGCGGGTTGTTGTTGGCGGCCGGAGCGGTAGCGCTGTTGTAGGTGTAATTGAGAATTGGAGCGCCGTAAGTTCCATCGCCATTACCCGGCAGGACGGCTAAACCCTGGAGATAAGTTTGGGCGGGTTCAGCGATGTCGGTGAAGTTGAAGATGAGATCGGCTTTCCCGTCGTGGTTGAAGTCACCGATTTGGAGGTTGCCGGTCGTCGCTTGGTTGTCGTATCCACCGGCAGGCGCGATCTGTGGTACGCCATAGCCGACAGGGTTGGCGAAGGTGCCATCTCCATTACTGAGCGAAATGAAGTACACGAGGTAGCCATTGTAGTTGGCGAGAAATGCAAGGTCCGCCTTGCCATCGCCGTTGAGGTCGCCGACGGCGTAGCTGGTGATGCTGGCGTTAGCTAAGCTAAGAGTCACTGGATTAGGCGATTGACCAGTGGTGATAGTGATGGTGGAGGGCATAGTAATGGTAGAGACTGGGTTGAAGGTGCCTTTGGATGTGCCAAGCTCGACGGTGAAGGTCAGGGTGGCTTGATTGTATTGACTGATGTTGTTGGTGATGAGATCGGGCTGACCATCTCCGTTGACATCGCCGAGGTTGTTTCCGGTGTATTGACCGGTGATCATGGGGGCGCCTGAGAACGTGCCGTCGCCGTTGCCCATAAGGGCGTAAGCAATGTTGGTGTCGCCGCTGTCACCGCGGAAGAGACCGTTGTTGGCGTCGCCGACGTAAATGTCGGGATTACCGTCGCCGTCAAGGTCGGTGACGGTGATGAAGCCGTCGGTGTTTATGGTTACGTAGCCTGCGCCGGGCGTGAAGGTTCCGTCGCCCTTTCCAATGTACGTGGTAAGGCCCTCTCCGCTGACTACGAGGTCAAGTTTGCCGTCGCGGTTGATGTCGCCTGTGGCGAGGTAGGGGCCGCCGTTGCTGAACGAGGTGGTCGGGGGAAAGGCAGCGCTGGCGGCTGCGGTGAAGTTGCCTGTTCCGTCGTTGAGCAGCACGAGGCCGTTGGAGGCTATGAGGTCTTTGTGAGAAGTGCCACGGAGGTCTGCACTGACGAGGTTGAAGATGGAGGTGCTTGGCGTGAGAGCGGAGCCGGGATAGACAGGGGCAGGTGGAGTGAAGGACTGTGCGGTGTTGAAAGTTCCGTCCCCTTTGCCGGTAAGAAGAGAGACTTGGCCATTGTCGGAGGTGGCGACAATATCGAGTTTTCCGTCGCCGTTGAAGTCGTCGACAACTGCGGTGAGAGAGTTCGCACCGGGAATGGTGTAAGGGACGGCGGTCCCAAAGGTTCCGTCAGCGTTGCCGAGCATGATGTAGACCTGAGCGGAGCCGGCGCTGGTAGAGCTAACGCCGTTGACAACGATGAGGTCTCCGTTACCGTCGCCGTTGAGGTCTGCGGTAGCGAGGAGGCCGGCGCGGGAAAAGCTGAGAACGCTGACGTTGAAGCTAGTGGTGCCGGTGAGGACGTAGAGGGATTCGGCCTGGGTCATGAAGTTATAGAAGACGCCAGCGTAGACGTTGACGCCGGAGGTGGTTTTGCCAACATAGGTGGCGGGGCGCGCGCCTATGCCGCGGGTTGGATCAACGCATCCTGCGGGGACGGAGTCGGCGGTAGTGGTAAGGCCGGCTTCGCTGTGCAGCGTCCGCTCATAGTTCGGCGTCATGCCCGTCGAGGTATAGCTGAAGCTCGATCCGTTGTTGTACGTGCCGGTAAGAAAGAGGAGCGAGCAGTTCGTCTGTCGCAACAGCGCAAGCACTTGGCCGGGAGGGGCCGAGATGACAGTGGAATTGCCTTGAAACTTTGCGACGCCGGTCTGCGAGCCGTCGGTTCCGGTTAGCTTGGGCGACGCAGTCGCGCTCTTCCGGCCGGATCTCTGGTGTTGGTGAGTGCTTCCCGTCTGGGCAAGCACTCGGTTGCTAGAGCAAGCAGTGGTGAGGGTGAAGGCTAGGAAAGCGGTTAAGGCAACAGCAGACTCGGGAAGTTTCAGCATAGCAACAGTTACCTCGAGAGTGCGGAATACGCACTCGAACGGACTGGATTCTTCGGGGAGGCCACCAATATAGCACGAAGCGTTTTTCACAAAACCAGCTCTTGTGCGGATCGGCGGTTTATGTGACGAAGCGTTTTGCCGCTGTCGGAATCTTCGCGATCATGTATTCCAGATCGTCGCTGATCCAACGAAAGCCAGCTTCGACAACGGTCTCGTTGAAACCCGTCAGGCAAGGTACAGGATTGATCTTCGACTCGAGAGAAGGAACGTGGCATTGATCGTCCGTCCGGCGATCACGCCACCCGGCGTCTCGTTATCTTCATAGCCGTCTTTCTCGTCATCTAGCCATCGGCTCCCAGCCCGGGCAGGGCGCTACGAATAAATCCACTGACTCCATGTGCGTCTGCATTCCGTCTCGGGCAGGGGGTTACTCACCAAGTCGGCACTTGCGAAGACCCAGGCCCGGTCGAAGGCTTTACTCACAGGCATCTGTTACCCAGTAGCACGACGCCTCCGCACCACGCAGAGAAAAGCCACGAATGAGAGACTCACTCGTGGCCCTTCGAATCTTTGTCCGTCGGAAACTTTTACTGCTCTCTGCGGCTGAAAGCTTCGAACTCATCTCGCGGCGATCCGCTCCACTTGGCGACAAGAACTGGGAGAATCACCATCATCGAAAAAACAAGCGCCACATATAAGGTCTGCATGGGTGATCCTTTCAAATTCTGTCTGCTTCTACATCTGCTGTACATAAGAACGCCTGCCGGCTCCGAATGGATGCCCGCCGGAAAAGTTTATTGTTCGGAATCGAAATCAATTACTTCAGATCTTTGAATTAATCGGCACCCTTCGCCGCCTGCCAAAAATAAAGTTGCAAAACGTGGCGCATTTTTCGGCCGCGAAAAATTGGTTGCCAAACGACCACAACAACCATGCAATCCACCACAAACTCACCACCAAAACACCACACTAAAACCGTCGTTTTTCCAGAACCCCCCTCAAAAAGCCCACAAAACGACAAAATTCCATCTCAAACTCCGTCCAGAAAAAAACACGCAAAATCGTGACATAAAATAACGCCATGTCCATTGATTTGAACGCTCCGCTGGCCACCTCCGACCCCGAGATTGCCGCGCAGATTGAAAACGAAGTAGAGCGCCAGCACGAAGGCCTCGAAATGATCGCCTCCGAAAACTTCGTCAGCCGCGCAGTCCTCGAAGCCGCAGGCACCGTTTTTACCAACAAATACGCGGAAGGTTACCCCGGAAAGCGCTACTACGGCGGCTGCGAGTACGCCGACGTCGTCGAAAACCTGGCCCGCGACCGCGCCAAACAGCTCTTCGGCGCCGAACACGTCAACGTCCAGCCCCACTCCGGCTCACAAGCCAACGCCGCCGCCTACATGACCCTCCTCAATCCCGGCGACTGCATTTTAGGCCTCGATCTGGCCCACGGCGGCCACCTCACCCACGGCCATAAGCTCAATTTTTCGGGCAAACTCTACAGAATCGTCGGCTACCAGGTCCGCAAAGATACCGAAACCATTGACTACGATGAGCTCGAAGCCCTTGCAGAACGCGAAAAACCTAAGGTAATCGTAGGTGGAGGCAGCGCCTACCCGCGCCAGTTCGACTTCCCGCGCATGCGCGCCATCGCCGACAAAGTAGGTGCCTACCTCATGGTGGACATGGCCCACTTCGCCGGCTTAGTCGCTGGCGGCGTCCACCCATCCCCCATACCCCACGCCCACATCGTCACCACAACCACCCACAAAACACTGCGCGGCCCCCGCAGCGGCCTCATTCTATGCCGTCAGGAGTTCGCCGCCGGCGTCGATCGCAGCGTATTTCCCGGCCAACAAGGTGGCCCTTTAATGCACATCGTTGCTGCGAAAGCCGTGGCCTTCAAAGAGGCGCTCGCGCCAGAGTTCGCCGCCTACGCCAAGCAAGTCGTAGCCAACGCAAAGACCCTCGCCGAAGCGGTAGCCGCCCACGGATACCGCATCATCTCCGGCGGAACCGACACCCATCTGATGCTCATCGACGTATTCCAGAAGGGAATTCTCGGTTCAGAGGCAGAACATGCGCTTGGAGAAGCAGGGATCACGGTCAACAAAAACGCCATTCCCTACGACACCAACCCACCGATGAAACCCAGCGGAATCCGCATCGGTACGCCTGCCCTCACAACCCGCGGAATGAAAGAGCCCGAGATGCTCATCATCGCAGGCTGGATCGCTCAAGCGCTCGAACATCGGACTGACGCCGCAAAACTGCAGCAAATCCGCGGTCAGGTGTTAGAGATGGCAGAGAAGTTCCCCTTGTACGGCTGGCTCCGCGCAGAATAAACTCCACTCGGATGCGACGGACTGCGTCTAAAGAACTCAGCGAGTACACCCTCGTTGATCTGCTAGACCGTACCTTGGCATGCACTTTAGTGCCCGCAGTTCCCGGCATCTCACGGAGAAAGAGGAGCCAAATGGCGCTGACGATGATGACGTGGCTGTTCGCCATCCCCTTGCTCGGCGTGGTGACAGGCATGCGAACCATGACCGCGATAGCGATACTCTGCTGGTTTGCCCATGTGGGTCACCTGCCGGTTGAGGACACTTGGGCCTTCTGGTCAGCGAAGCTCGTAACCGCTATCGTCTTCAGTGTCTTTGCACTAGGTGAGTACATCGTCGATAAGTTGCCCAAGACACCAAACCGAACAGCTCCTTTCCCGTTGATAGCGAGGCTGGTCTTTGCCGGACTCGTTGGCGCCATTGTTGCGGCCGGTTTAAACGGCTCCGGAGTAGAAAGTGTCATCCTGTGTATTGGCGGCGCCTTGGTTGGAGCCTTTGCCGGATTTTTGATCCGGCGAGAGATCGTGATCCGGCTAAACAGTAAGGACTGGCCCGTGGCCTTGGTGGAAGACGCCAGTGCAATCCTCTGTGCAGTGCTGGCCATGGGAATCATTACCGGATGACCGAACGATTACGTCGAGTCCGGCAGGCATAGTTGCAAACTGTTGCACCCTCCGCATGAGATCCTCCAAAAACTGTGGCCGAACGCTGGTTTGTTGGAGTAGCATGTGCGGTACTGTAAGGCTTTTGAGCCTGTCCCGGATTGTCTTCGAGACAGCACGAGTCAAACAGGAAAACAGCGTTGTGCCGATGCAGAAGTTCTGGGTCCACGAGGGAGGTAGAACGTGACGAGAAGCATCACACGAATTGTGCTCACAATCCTGATGTACGCCGGAGTTGTTGTCTTCCTTTTTCCCTACTTCGCTGGCAGGCTCACAACCGGCGTGCTCTTCATGATCATCGGTGCTGGATTCGCCGTGGTCTGCGGGGTGCTTCGTTGTTACCTGACCGAAGGAGATTGCGGACGCATCCCTCACCACAGCCGCGATTGGTAAGTCCGCACGGATAAAAACACAGAACGAAGCGACCAGGGGGACCGCCCCAGATCGTGCTGTCTGAAATATCATTTTTTTCAATCAGGCGTACCAAAAACAGAGCGTTTCCCGCATCACACTCTTCAGCTCTCTAGAAAGAGGAAGATGCTTATGCTCACTTCTACACTAATCAGCGTCATCGTCACCCTGATTGTGGTTGGTCTTCTGTTGTATTTGATTGGGTTAATCCCGATGGACGGAACGATCAAACAGATTATCCGTGTAGTGGTGATCATCGCGGTGATTGTCTGGCTGTTGCAGACGTTTGGTCTACTCGGATCACTCGGACTTCACCACGCGCTGCGATAAATCGGCCGATAACTCAAACTGACGATGTCACCGTGGCTGATCTCAACCAGCCCTCCATCACGTCGTGACCGACAACCCCAGCCTGTTGTTTAACCAGTTTGCCCGCCGAAAAAATCGCAAAATTAGGGATGCCGCGCACATTAAATCGCGCAGCCAGCCCCTGGTTTTTATCGGTGTCGACCTTCAGCACCAGAGCATTACCAGCCATATCTTTCGCGGTGCGCGCAACTTCGGGCGCAGCCGCACGACACGGCCCACACCAGTCCGCCCAGAAATCGACAAGCACCGGAACCCGAGAGCTTTGCACAATCTCGTCGAACAAAGCCGCGTCAACCTGCATCGGCTCGTCGAGCGGAGGCAGTGCAGTCTTGCACGCACCGCACCTGCCCATGTCCGCCAAGTGATTAGAGGCAATGCGGTTCTTTTGGCCGCAGCTCTTGCAGGTTCTGATAGCAGGCATCTGTTAGCTCCTGACGATTAGATGATGGTATGTACCGCTGGTTGCAAGCGAGCTCTAGGCGCGTCGGCGATACCGGATCGAAAACTCATAGTTGTGATTAGGCGGAAATAGCTTGGCAACGAGACGAAGACGGTCAGCCAGAGCCAGCGGCGCCAGCAGCGGATACTCACGCTCCCTCAGCTCAGAGTAGTCGAAGTCAACCGACAGAGAGAGCTGATAGATTGCCAGCGCATCAGAAAACGCAGACTCAAGAAAGTCTGTCTTGGCCTTCTCATCAATGACGGGTTTGCCGTCAATCTTTTCTCCCTTACCGTTGGATGCGATAGCGAGATTTCGGCTCTCCCATGCATCCTGGCTGGTCTCGCCTCGAACGTCAGCAAGCGCCTGCGTCCACGCGAGCTGCTCAAACGCTTCAGGAACGCCGAGAATGTCGACGAAGGCGTGACCCACATTAATGAAGAACTCAAATGCCAACGCAAAGCGATCACCCAGCAGCCGCGTGGATATAAAGACCCCCTCAACGCCATCGTGACTCACGTTACGGTGGCATATCGCCTGGTCTCCCAACTCAGGCGTGTAAGTAGAGGAAACCAGTGTGGCATCGCTGCCTCGAGCTTCGCTCATGGCAAGTGGCACAAAATAATATGTCTTGCCCGTCAATGCTCCTGCGATTGCAATCGGTACTGCCTGGACCATTCGTTCGAGGTCTTTGTCGGCGAAGTTGTTATCGCCAAATGATGCGTAATTAACACCGTTTGGCGCTTGACGCACCGCTGCTTCGCGGATAACCTGCGCCGCCTGAACTACACCGCTATGAACACCTTCTGCCATAAAGCAGTATTCTACTGGTATGGCGCAAGCATCGCAGAACAGAACCACGAGCTCTCCCCAAACCTCAGGCGCGGGGTATTTATTTGGTGTGCCCCTGGGGGATCTCGGCTTCTTCACCAGCCTGTTGATGAGCTTTGCGCTTGGGTTTGCTGCGTTCTTCGCAGCGACCTTCTGCGCAATTATCGGCATCCTCTTCTACAACACGGCAACTCACCACGCGGTCGACTTCGCCTTGACATACACAAGGTTTGGGCTGCCAGTCGGCTTGCTGGTACTGGTGATAGCTCTAGGTTATCTGGGCACACTATGGACTCGCCGAAAGCTCCGCAAAGCTTAAGACCATCCCCTTCGGCCAACATAAGATCGACATACCTCCAACGTTGATGAAACAGCTCGGGCATAGAGCCTAAGCCTGTGATATCTGCTATTCTTCGCATCATCGCAATTCAAAACTCCCGGAGGAACACCGAGTATGTCATCCGTTCGTGCCCTTGCACGTTGGGGCTGTTGCACCGTCGCAATCGCAAGCCTTGTAGTGCCCGTCTACTCCGCTGACAAAAAGGCAAAAGAGGCCGTAGCTGAAACGCCGTCCTACTACGGGCCTCAGCCAGCAACCGAAGATATTGATCTCACCATGTATGCGCGCATCCGCGAAGAGGGCCTGAAGCACTCTCACGTCATGGAGTTTGGCGCTGCGCTGGCAGATGGCATCGGACCTCGACTGACCGGCTCGCCGAACATGACGAAGGCGAATGCATGGACTCGCGACACCCTGACAAAGATTGGCTTGGAGAACGCGCACCTAGAGGATTGGGGCGAGTTCGGTATGGGCTGGCAGCAGATCAACACCTGGGTCCGAATGGTCTCGCCCGACCCCGAACCGCTGTGGGCGCAGGCTGCACCCTGGTCGCCGGCGACCAATGGCCCGGTCACGGGCGAAATCGTCTACATGAATGTGCAGGAGCTCGGTGACCTCGATAAGTACAAAGGCACGTTGAAGGGCAAGATCGTTCTCCTCGGCGCGATGCGGCCCACGCCGGACATCACAACTCCCCTCTTCACCCGCTATACGGACGCGGAGTTGAAAGAGATGGAGGCCTACGAGACGCGTGGCGGGCGCTACACTCCTGGCTCGCCTGAGTTCGCGAAGTTCCTGGCCGATCGCATGAAGCTCGCCGAACTTCGGAAAGCTGCGTTGAAGATGATGTCCGACGAAGGCACGCTTGCAGTGCTGACGCCAAGCCGCGATGGTGGCGATGGCGGTGGCACCGGCATCATCTTCGATGACAACGGAGCGAACCTCGCCCGCGATGCTCAGAAAAAAGAAAATGCGGTCACCATACCCAACGCCGTCATGATGATCGAGCACTACAATCGGCTCGCGCGACTTGCTGAAAATCATGTCCCCGTGACGCTTGAGGTGAACATCGAAACAAAGTTCACTGGCGACCACGAGCATGGCTTCGACACCGTCGCCGAGATCCCCGGTAACGACCCGAAGCTGAAGGATCAGGTTGTCATGGTTGGAGGACACCTCGATAGCTGGATCTCCGGCACCGGTGCGACCGACAACGGCGCAGGCTCCATCGTCGCGATGGAGGCCGTACGAATCCTAAAGGCGCTCAACGTCAAGCCGAAGCGCACCATACGAATCGCACTCTGGTCCGGCGAGGAGCAAGGCCTCTTCGGCTCGCAAGGGTACGTGAAGAGTCACTTTGGAACCTTCGCGGAGCCAAAGGTGCCCGAACCGGCGAGCGTTCCGTCCTTCCTCCGCCAGCACGGCCCTCTCACCACAACGAAGGAGTGGGAGACGCTCGACGCCTACTACAACCTCGACAACGGCACCGGCAAGGTAC is drawn from Edaphobacter lichenicola and contains these coding sequences:
- a CDS encoding FG-GAP-like repeat-containing protein is translated as MLKLPESAVALTAFLAFTLTTACSSNRVLAQTGSTHQHQRSGRKSATASPKLTGTDGSQTGVAKFQGNSTVISAPPGQVLALLRQTNCSLLFLTGTYNNGSSFSYTSTGMTPNYERTLHSEAGLTTTADSVPAGCVDPTRGIGARPATYVGKTTSGVNVYAGVFYNFMTQAESLYVLTGTTSFNVSVLSFSRAGLLATADLNGDGNGDLIVVNGVSSTSAGSAQVYIMLGNADGTFGTAVPYTIPGANSLTAVVDDFNGDGKLDIVATSDNGQVSLLTGKGDGTFNTAQSFTPPAPVYPGSALTPSTSIFNLVSADLRGTSHKDLIASNGLVLLNDGTGNFTAAASAAFPPTTSFSNGGPYLATGDINRDGKLDLVVSGEGLTTYIGKGDGTFTPGAGYVTINTDGFITVTDLDGDGNPDIYVGDANNGLFRGDSGDTNIAYALMGNGDGTFSGAPMITGQYTGNNLGDVNGDGQPDLITNNISQYNQATLTFTVELGTSKGTFNPVSTITMPSTITITTGQSPNPVTLSLANASITSYAVGDLNGDGKADLAFLANYNGYLVYFISLSNGDGTFANPVGYGVPQIAPAGGYDNQATTGNLQIGDFNHDGKADLIFNFTDIAEPAQTYLQGLAVLPGNGDGTYGAPILNYTYNSATAPAANNNPPTVDLIADLNGDGNPDLIATNSTFAIVNGFGVTTVNLQAYTGKGDGTFNSPNTILTTNKLGPIVLADINHDGKLDVAALAEQVSTQNNTEQGQLFLALGKGDGSFSAPITQLLDGGDVVPESGLAAADFDGDGNIDLAYLDSESFSGIFYGKGDGTFTSVPLQDGAISPKDLVNLSVGSSLGTIALDLNKDGHPDILTGNAILLSLYGSAATTPPPSGLTATTTALIASASSIATGGSINFTATIAGAAGSTATPTGTVNFLDGTTSLSTVTLSSGAASYTTTALAAGSHSITAVYSGDSAFSTSTSSGLTITVTAPPPAATFSIALANATGTVAVGSNVTDTVTITPAGGFNQTVTLGCSGAPTNSTCILSPTSVTPTGTAAVTSTLTLTADTPVASLVPTRHEFEFAALLPFGLLSSAAIFTLGRRRKIGWSLQLLSLATLATLLAVAGCGGHHTTTTPPATTNTPTPGTYPLTVTATSGGATHTATYTVTIQ
- a CDS encoding serine hydroxymethyltransferase translates to MSIDLNAPLATSDPEIAAQIENEVERQHEGLEMIASENFVSRAVLEAAGTVFTNKYAEGYPGKRYYGGCEYADVVENLARDRAKQLFGAEHVNVQPHSGSQANAAAYMTLLNPGDCILGLDLAHGGHLTHGHKLNFSGKLYRIVGYQVRKDTETIDYDELEALAEREKPKVIVGGGSAYPRQFDFPRMRAIADKVGAYLMVDMAHFAGLVAGGVHPSPIPHAHIVTTTTHKTLRGPRSGLILCRQEFAAGVDRSVFPGQQGGPLMHIVAAKAVAFKEALAPEFAAYAKQVVANAKTLAEAVAAHGYRIISGGTDTHLMLIDVFQKGILGSEAEHALGEAGITVNKNAIPYDTNPPMKPSGIRIGTPALTTRGMKEPEMLIIAGWIAQALEHRTDAAKLQQIRGQVLEMAEKFPLYGWLRAE
- a CDS encoding DUF4126 domain-containing protein; this translates as MALTMMTWLFAIPLLGVVTGMRTMTAIAILCWFAHVGHLPVEDTWAFWSAKLVTAIVFSVFALGEYIVDKLPKTPNRTAPFPLIARLVFAGLVGAIVAAGLNGSGVESVILCIGGALVGAFAGFLIRREIVIRLNSKDWPVALVEDASAILCAVLAMGIITG
- a CDS encoding M20/M25/M40 family metallo-hydrolase, encoding MSSVRALARWGCCTVAIASLVVPVYSADKKAKEAVAETPSYYGPQPATEDIDLTMYARIREEGLKHSHVMEFGAALADGIGPRLTGSPNMTKANAWTRDTLTKIGLENAHLEDWGEFGMGWQQINTWVRMVSPDPEPLWAQAAPWSPATNGPVTGEIVYMNVQELGDLDKYKGTLKGKIVLLGAMRPTPDITTPLFTRYTDAELKEMEAYETRGGRYTPGSPEFAKFLADRMKLAELRKAALKMMSDEGTLAVLTPSRDGGDGGGTGIIFDDNGANLARDAQKKENAVTIPNAVMMIEHYNRLARLAENHVPVTLEVNIETKFTGDHEHGFDTVAEIPGNDPKLKDQVVMVGGHLDSWISGTGATDNGAGSIVAMEAVRILKALNVKPKRTIRIALWSGEEQGLFGSQGYVKSHFGTFAEPKVPEPASVPSFLRQHGPLTTTKEWETLDAYYNLDNGTGKVRGVYTQENWAIAPIFKQWIAPLADLGVTTISYRNTGGTDHLSFDAVGLPGFQYIQDPMDYETRTHHSDMDTYDRLHALDLEQAAVVEAIFLYNTSEREAMMPRKPFPHPELEKQKTAPIPDIYPSAVPPAK
- a CDS encoding thioredoxin family protein — protein: MPAIRTCKSCGQKNRIASNHLADMGRCGACKTALPPLDEPMQVDAALFDEIVQSSRVPVLVDFWADWCGPCRAAAPEVARTAKDMAGNALVLKVDTDKNQGLAARFNVRGIPNFAIFSAGKLVKQQAGVVGHDVMEGWLRSATVTSSV
- a CDS encoding Thivi_2564 family membrane protein, with amino-acid sequence MLTSTLISVIVTLIVVGLLLYLIGLIPMDGTIKQIIRVVVIIAVIVWLLQTFGLLGSLGLHHALR
- a CDS encoding alpha/beta hydrolase family protein — encoded protein: MLSRLYAKWMYSWETALTNRDKNRIVRPLEWGFDWLQDFSPLAAAAVEASPAEPASVADDYARMIAVNADIVARADEFYSYTTPTDFRLERRHPQLFPTNVRPETLQEDAEIKRQAETGELEAAEFLRFTSPIRTRYPENDTVNARWYPAHPESQKGKPKQAMIVMPQWNADAFSHNALCTLFNSFGISCLRLSKPYHDIRRPAELERSDYAVSSNVGRTTEACRQAVVDIRSCIDWLESQGYEQFGVLGTSLGSCYAFIAAAFDPRIQICAFNHASTWFGDVVWTGQSTRHIQAAFEQAGLTQDQVRKIFSIVSPMSYMDRFAAQPKRVLVVHATYDLTFPLKYSLDVLTNFDALNIDYVSKVLPCGHYTTGETPYKYIDGWYLGSFIYKSFKRLAQTKSATALESHATAKAQ